A genomic window from Pirellulales bacterium includes:
- the ruvA gene encoding Holliday junction branch migration protein RuvA, translated as MITNISGRLLRLDVESLTLQVGAFQYEVLIPEFARRRLQSQIDHDISLHTIEYLEGSAMNGRMTPRLIGFLTEVEREFFDLVCEVDGVGVKKALRAMVRPVREVAAAIEEQDVKSLAGLPGIGPATAERMVAKLRRKMPKFALMVARDEPRTAETEADRDILRETFDALRSLGHSEHDARRLIEAALETKKKPKTVEEMLQAIYQQSHKK; from the coding sequence GTGATCACCAACATTTCCGGCCGCTTGCTCCGTCTCGATGTCGAATCACTCACGCTGCAAGTCGGCGCGTTCCAATACGAAGTGCTCATTCCCGAATTCGCCCGCCGCCGGCTGCAATCGCAAATCGACCACGACATCAGCCTGCACACTATCGAATATCTGGAAGGCAGCGCCATGAACGGCCGCATGACGCCACGGCTCATCGGCTTTCTCACCGAGGTGGAGCGCGAATTCTTCGACCTGGTCTGCGAAGTCGACGGCGTCGGCGTGAAAAAAGCCCTCCGGGCCATGGTTCGCCCCGTGCGCGAAGTCGCCGCCGCCATTGAAGAGCAAGATGTCAAATCGCTCGCCGGCCTGCCCGGCATCGGCCCCGCCACGGCCGAGCGCATGGTCGCTAAGCTCCGCCGCAAAATGCCCAAGTTCGCCCTGATGGTGGCCCGCGACGAGCCGCGCACCGCTGAAACCGAAGCCGACCGCGACATCCTGCGCGAAACTTTCGACGCCCTCCGCTCACTCGGCCACAGCGAACACGACGCCCGCCGCCTGATCGAAGCTGCCCTGGAAACGAAAAAGAAACCCAAAACCGTCGAAGAAATGCTCCAAGCCATTTACCAGCAGAGCCACAAGAAATAG
- the ruvC gene encoding crossover junction endodeoxyribonuclease RuvC, with translation MLNRKRGASTAAKMTVHSPLPTPHSPLHTPHSPFPTPHSPFPLRILGIDPGLNITGYGVLQRDPKKPKQPRVIEAGVIRGNAKQSLEERLAEIHAGVADCIATLRPAVMALEQLYSHVAHPRTSILMGHARGVICLAAAQAGIPVVHYPATQIKRILTGNGRASKEQMQLAIQRELRLDQLPDPPDVADALAVAVCHYYLGRTEQESPASSEHRLATSD, from the coding sequence ATGCTAAACCGCAAGCGCGGTGCAAGCACCGCGGCTAAAATGACCGTCCACTCCCCACTCCCCACTCCCCACTCCCCACTCCACACTCCACACTCCCCATTCCCCACTCCCCACTCCCCATTTCCTCTCCGCATTCTCGGCATCGACCCCGGTCTCAACATCACCGGATACGGCGTGCTCCAGCGTGATCCCAAAAAACCCAAGCAGCCACGGGTCATCGAAGCCGGCGTCATCCGCGGCAATGCCAAGCAATCGCTGGAAGAACGTTTGGCGGAAATTCACGCTGGCGTGGCCGATTGCATCGCCACGCTCCGGCCCGCCGTCATGGCCCTGGAGCAGCTTTATTCGCACGTCGCCCATCCCCGCACGTCCATATTAATGGGCCATGCCCGGGGCGTCATTTGCCTGGCCGCGGCCCAAGCCGGGATTCCGGTGGTCCATTACCCGGCCACGCAAATCAAGCGAATTCTGACCGGCAACGGCCGCGCTTCCAAGGAGCAAATGCAACTGGCCATTCAACGGGAATTGCGGCTCGATCAACTCCCCGACCCGCCCGACGTGGCCGACGCCCTAGCGGTGGCCGTTTGTCATTATTATCTTGGTCGCACGGAGCAAGAATCGCCCGCCTCCAGCGAACACCGATTAGCAACTAGCGATTAA
- the cysS gene encoding cysteine--tRNA ligase, which yields MSTATSRVPSSTANPPAAALRVYSTLTRTKEPFVPVKPGQVGMYLCGPTVYKPSHIGHMVGPVIFDAIKRYLVYLGYKVTWVVNVTDVDDKLIKESAARNMTMAKLAEEMTADYMHNLAALGVDTIDHFPKATDNIDEIIQLTKVLIDKGFAYASEGDVYFDVAKDSGYGKLSRRTTESLQGEGGDMAGRKRSPGDFALWKSAKPGEPAWDSPWGKGRPGWHIECSAMSRRILGETFDIHGGGLDLIFPHHENEIAQSECAHGKPQAKYWLHNGLMQAAAEAGKIGGRNTRAADSANPQADDLSSQPSAKISKSTGASAFRDLLSRHQPETIRFFLLSTHYRSPIQYSEELLQETAISLDRFYRFFKRFERVTGRSFYVLQPAATRMAGEFNPASPGAPGLLAEVAALRQKFVEAMDDDFNTGAAASKLFELLGALNKFVDTEKLEAGQPDAAKLAALEKSAAVLKELAGVLGLFRKPVEQKSAGGDDALTAQVVQLATELHATGKLGADKPPVAGAQLDELMKLLIDARAAARKNKDFATGDLIRNRLKAMGITLEDRPGGTQWNRA from the coding sequence ATGTCCACCGCCACCTCACGCGTGCCATCATCCACTGCCAATCCGCCGGCTGCCGCGCTGCGTGTTTACAGCACGCTCACTCGCACCAAGGAACCGTTCGTCCCGGTCAAGCCCGGCCAGGTCGGCATGTATTTGTGCGGCCCCACGGTCTACAAACCCAGCCACATCGGCCACATGGTCGGACCGGTCATCTTCGACGCCATCAAGCGCTATCTGGTATATCTCGGCTACAAAGTCACCTGGGTCGTGAACGTGACCGATGTCGACGACAAGCTCATCAAGGAATCAGCCGCCCGCAACATGACCATGGCCAAGCTGGCCGAGGAAATGACCGCCGACTACATGCACAATCTCGCCGCGCTGGGCGTCGACACCATCGATCACTTCCCCAAGGCCACGGACAACATCGACGAGATTATCCAGCTCACAAAAGTGCTCATCGACAAAGGTTTCGCCTACGCTTCCGAGGGCGATGTCTATTTCGACGTCGCCAAAGATTCCGGCTACGGCAAACTCAGCCGCCGCACCACCGAAAGTCTGCAAGGCGAAGGGGGCGATATGGCGGGCCGCAAACGCTCCCCCGGCGATTTCGCCCTCTGGAAAAGCGCCAAGCCCGGCGAGCCGGCGTGGGACAGCCCCTGGGGCAAAGGCCGACCCGGCTGGCACATCGAATGCTCCGCCATGAGCCGTCGCATCTTGGGCGAAACGTTCGACATTCACGGCGGCGGTCTCGATCTCATCTTCCCCCATCACGAAAACGAAATTGCCCAAAGCGAGTGCGCCCACGGCAAGCCGCAAGCCAAATACTGGCTGCACAACGGCCTGATGCAAGCCGCCGCCGAGGCCGGCAAAATCGGCGGCCGTAATACTCGGGCAGCAGACTCCGCTAATCCCCAAGCCGACGACTTGTCGTCGCAGCCATCCGCCAAAATCAGCAAATCGACCGGCGCCAGCGCCTTCCGCGATCTGCTATCCCGCCATCAGCCGGAAACCATCCGCTTCTTCTTGCTTTCCACGCACTACCGCAGCCCTATCCAATACAGCGAAGAACTGCTGCAAGAAACCGCCATCAGCCTCGACCGCTTTTACCGCTTCTTCAAACGATTCGAGCGCGTCACCGGCCGCAGCTTTTACGTGCTACAGCCCGCCGCCACCCGTATGGCCGGCGAGTTCAATCCCGCCAGTCCCGGCGCGCCGGGACTGCTCGCCGAAGTGGCCGCACTGCGGCAAAAATTTGTGGAGGCCATGGACGACGATTTCAACACCGGAGCCGCCGCTTCCAAACTATTCGAACTGCTCGGCGCCCTCAACAAATTCGTCGATACCGAAAAGCTTGAGGCCGGCCAGCCCGACGCCGCCAAGCTCGCCGCTCTGGAAAAAAGCGCCGCCGTCCTCAAAGAACTCGCCGGCGTGTTGGGCCTGTTTCGTAAACCGGTCGAGCAAAAATCCGCCGGCGGCGACGATGCGCTCACGGCCCAAGTCGTTCAGTTGGCAACCGAACTCCATGCAACTGGAAAACTGGGCGCTGACAAACCACCCGTTGCCGGCGCACAACTCGATGAATTGATGAAGCTGCTCATCGACGCCCGGGCTGCCGCCCGCAAGAACAAAGATTTCGCCACTGGCGATTTAATCCGCAACCGTCTCAAAGCCATGGGCATCACGCTGGAAGACCGCCCCGGCGGCACGCAGTGGAACCGCGCGTAA
- the ispF gene encoding 2-C-methyl-D-erythritol 2,4-cyclodiphosphate synthase gives MNAIATNLRVGIGHDTHRLGPGGPLRIGGVSIPHDQAAIGHSDADALLHAVIDALLGAASLGDIGDLFPDTDPAHRGQDSATMVRAVCQRLQALDWRIINVDCIVFLQRPKLGHYKDAMRMRIAELLEIPAHAVCVKAKTGEGVDAVGRGEAVSTQCVALLERTAPPEAE, from the coding sequence ATGAACGCCATCGCCACCAACCTCCGCGTCGGCATTGGACACGACACCCACCGCCTCGGGCCCGGCGGCCCGCTGCGGATCGGCGGCGTGTCCATTCCGCACGATCAAGCGGCCATCGGCCATAGCGACGCCGATGCCCTGCTGCACGCCGTCATCGACGCCCTCCTCGGAGCCGCATCGCTGGGCGATATCGGCGATTTATTCCCGGATACCGACCCCGCCCATCGCGGCCAGGATTCCGCCACCATGGTCCGGGCCGTTTGCCAGCGTCTGCAGGCCCTTGATTGGCGGATTATTAATGTCGATTGCATTGTTTTCCTCCAGCGGCCAAAATTAGGTCATTACAAAGACGCCATGCGGATGCGGATTGCCGAACTGCTGGAAATTCCCGCCCATGCCGTGTGTGTGAAAGCCAAAACCGGCGAAGGCGTCGATGCCGTCGGCCGCGGCGAAGCCGTCTCCACTCAATGCGTCGCGCTGCTCGAACGAACCGCACCACCCGAAGCCGAATAA
- a CDS encoding ABC transporter ATP-binding protein → MSVIEISGLAKTYRVYQKREGLWASVRGLLHRQYKEVQAVAGIDLKVEQGEFVAFLGPNGAGKTTTLKLLSGVITPSGGMARVMGYVPWKRENAYRRRFALVMGQKNQLWWDLPAQESFRLHQEIYRIEPAQFERTKDELVDLLTVRQLLGQPVRELSLGERMKMELIAALLHSPEVLFLDEPTIGLDVVAQHNIQTFLRHYQQERKITILLTSHYMKDVAALCRRVVVITLGKIMYDGSLAGIIDRFSKHKVVTLQLAEENMNGDWSRYGDVVEQKSPTVRLQIARDVIPETLAAILANHQIEDVSVEDPPLEQVIADLFSQAGKQQEQLAVSG, encoded by the coding sequence ATGAGTGTCATCGAAATTTCCGGGCTGGCGAAAACGTATCGCGTGTACCAAAAGCGCGAAGGGCTGTGGGCATCCGTTCGCGGGTTGCTGCATCGGCAATACAAGGAAGTGCAGGCAGTGGCGGGCATCGATTTGAAAGTGGAGCAGGGGGAGTTCGTGGCTTTTTTGGGGCCCAACGGGGCGGGAAAAACCACGACGCTGAAATTATTATCGGGCGTGATTACTCCCAGCGGCGGCATGGCGCGAGTGATGGGGTACGTGCCGTGGAAGCGGGAAAACGCTTATCGGCGGCGCTTTGCGCTGGTGATGGGGCAAAAAAATCAACTGTGGTGGGATTTGCCGGCGCAGGAATCGTTCCGCCTGCACCAGGAAATTTACCGCATTGAGCCGGCGCAGTTTGAGCGCACCAAAGACGAGCTGGTGGATTTGCTGACGGTGCGGCAATTATTGGGACAGCCGGTGCGCGAGTTGTCGCTGGGCGAGCGGATGAAAATGGAGCTGATCGCGGCCCTGCTGCATTCGCCGGAAGTGCTGTTTTTGGACGAGCCGACCATCGGCCTGGACGTAGTGGCGCAGCACAACATTCAAACTTTCCTGCGGCATTACCAGCAGGAGCGGAAAATCACGATTTTGCTGACCAGCCATTACATGAAAGATGTGGCTGCACTGTGCCGGCGGGTGGTGGTAATTACGCTGGGCAAAATTATGTACGACGGTTCGCTGGCGGGCATTATCGACCGGTTCAGCAAACACAAGGTGGTGACATTGCAATTGGCCGAAGAAAACATGAACGGTGATTGGAGCCGTTACGGCGACGTCGTGGAACAGAAATCGCCCACGGTGCGGTTGCAGATTGCCCGTGATGTGATTCCGGAAACTCTGGCCGCGATTTTGGCCAATCATCAAATAGAAGACGTGAGCGTGGAAGACCCGCCCCTGGAGCAGGTGATTGCCGATTTGTTTTCACAAGCGGGAAAGCAGCAGGAGCAATTAGCAGTTAGCGGTTAG
- a CDS encoding ABC-2 family transporter protein yields MSTVLESPDVSISRSSLGSSVRTWWTMLRISLEERLVYRGDFMLGTLMRFLPFVTQIFLWSAVVGMMPGSAIAGYTLDEIIAYLLLTNVSRAFSSMPALASGISRSILDGTIKKYLIQPVDMIGFLLITRVAHKLVYYSVAAFPFALMFFLCRGYFSGWPEPTVLAAFLLSLVLAFVLGFFLESCIGMIGFWFLEVNSLLFVYMLFNYFLSGQMFPLEFFDKIMLFGTVSLGTLIRLLPLKYLCYFPCAVFLGKISGADLAIGLLVELGWVVFFVCLAQWLFNRGVRRYSAFGG; encoded by the coding sequence ATGTCGACCGTGTTGGAATCGCCGGACGTTTCAATTTCGCGATCATCGCTTGGGTCCAGTGTGCGCACGTGGTGGACCATGCTGCGGATTTCGCTGGAGGAGCGGCTGGTGTACCGGGGCGACTTCATGCTCGGTACTCTGATGCGGTTCCTGCCGTTTGTGACGCAGATTTTTTTGTGGAGCGCCGTGGTAGGCATGATGCCCGGCAGCGCCATCGCCGGATATACTCTCGACGAAATCATTGCCTATTTGTTGCTCACGAACGTCAGCCGGGCGTTTTCCAGCATGCCGGCGCTGGCCAGCGGCATTTCGCGCAGCATTTTGGACGGCACGATCAAAAAGTATTTGATTCAGCCGGTCGACATGATCGGTTTTTTGTTGATTACCCGAGTGGCGCACAAGTTGGTGTATTACTCGGTGGCGGCGTTTCCATTCGCGCTGATGTTTTTTTTGTGCCGTGGTTACTTTAGCGGGTGGCCCGAGCCGACAGTTTTGGCAGCGTTTTTGTTGTCGCTGGTGCTAGCGTTTGTGCTGGGCTTTTTTTTGGAATCGTGCATCGGGATGATTGGCTTTTGGTTTTTAGAAGTGAACTCGCTGCTGTTTGTGTACATGCTGTTCAATTATTTTTTGAGCGGGCAAATGTTTCCGTTGGAGTTCTTCGACAAAATCATGCTGTTTGGCACGGTTTCGCTGGGCACGCTGATTCGATTGCTGCCGCTAAAGTATTTGTGTTACTTTCCCTGCGCGGTGTTCTTGGGCAAAATTTCCGGTGCGGATTTGGCCATTGGCCTGTTGGTCGAATTGGGCTGGGTGGTGTTTTTTGTGTGCTTAGCCCAGTGGTTGTTTAATCGCGGCGTGCGGCGGTATTCGGCGTTTGGGGGATGA
- a CDS encoding ABC-2 family transporter protein — translation MLRANYLRVFLTFARNSLVRNMTFRANFIIECISSICWMTMSLVLYVLIYHFKNDVAGWGRYQFFVFYATMLFINSLVEAFFMPNAEEFSELVRTGGLDFALLKPIDTQFLISLTKVDWSSFSNFLFACGLLWYSLAKLDYTPTLWEVALYPVYVLCGVLILYSLMIMLAATSVWLGRNQTLYDFWFYITNFSRYPMEIYTGPFGTPLRMFFTFFIPVLVVVNVPARLMAAPMQAMYWYLALFAVGATAASMAASRWMFLRSLEAYRSASS, via the coding sequence ATGCTGCGTGCCAATTACCTGCGTGTGTTTTTGACGTTTGCCCGCAATAGTTTGGTGCGGAACATGACGTTTCGCGCCAACTTCATCATCGAGTGCATTTCCAGCATCTGCTGGATGACGATGAGTTTGGTCTTGTATGTGTTAATTTATCACTTCAAGAACGACGTTGCCGGGTGGGGACGTTACCAGTTTTTTGTGTTCTATGCCACGATGTTGTTCATCAATAGTTTGGTGGAAGCGTTTTTCATGCCCAATGCGGAGGAGTTTAGCGAGCTGGTGCGGACGGGCGGGCTGGATTTTGCGCTCTTGAAGCCGATCGACACGCAGTTTTTAATTTCGCTGACGAAGGTGGATTGGTCGAGCTTTTCAAATTTCCTCTTTGCATGCGGGCTGTTGTGGTACTCGCTGGCGAAGTTAGATTACACGCCGACGCTGTGGGAAGTGGCGCTGTACCCGGTGTACGTGCTGTGCGGCGTGCTGATTTTGTACAGCCTGATGATCATGCTGGCGGCCACCAGCGTGTGGCTGGGGCGGAATCAAACCCTGTACGATTTTTGGTTTTATATCACCAACTTTTCGCGCTATCCGATGGAAATTTACACCGGGCCGTTCGGCACGCCGCTGCGGATGTTCTTTACGTTTTTCATTCCGGTGCTGGTGGTGGTGAATGTGCCGGCCCGGCTGATGGCGGCGCCGATGCAGGCGATGTATTGGTACCTGGCGCTATTTGCGGTGGGGGCGACGGCGGCCAGCATGGCGGCCAGCCGGTGGATGTTTTTACGCAGTTTGGAAGCGTACCGGAGTGCCAGCAGCTAG
- the rpmF gene encoding 50S ribosomal protein L32, translating into MAVPKRRQSNQKTRSRRAHDQKHPKQLTYCSQCGQAVPTHTICPKCGHYMGRTVVEAEE; encoded by the coding sequence ATGGCCGTCCCGAAGCGACGACAATCGAACCAGAAAACCCGCAGCCGGCGGGCGCACGATCAAAAGCACCCTAAGCAACTGACGTACTGCTCCCAGTGCGGTCAGGCTGTGCCCACACACACCATTTGCCCCAAGTGCGGGCATTACATGGGGCGGACGGTGGTGGAAGCGGAAGAGTAA
- the fabD gene encoding ACP S-malonyltransferase → MSTAFLFPGQGAQSVGMGRDIASGAPEAKAAFDKANEILDYDLAKICFEGPAEKLDSTVYSQPALFVTSVAALAVMNERQNDVAESCRYTAGLSLGEYTSLFFAGVLEFRDALRVVAERGAAMQAASDATPSGMVSILGLERDQTEQLCRECSQGEVLQIANLLCPGNIVVSGAKGACERIAAAALTAGAMKTIPLAVAGAFHTSIMQPAVARLTVALKDVQMKQPRIPVVSNVDGRPHEDPEEIRRLLVQQVVSPVVWEDSLRWLLAEGVNKVYEVGPGRVLRGLLKRIDRKLESVGTMDG, encoded by the coding sequence ATGTCCACTGCATTTTTGTTTCCCGGTCAAGGCGCACAAAGCGTGGGGATGGGGCGCGATATCGCTTCCGGCGCGCCGGAAGCGAAAGCGGCGTTCGATAAGGCGAACGAAATTCTGGACTACGATTTGGCCAAGATTTGTTTTGAGGGGCCGGCCGAAAAGCTTGATTCGACGGTGTACAGCCAGCCGGCGCTATTTGTGACCTCGGTGGCAGCGCTGGCGGTGATGAACGAACGGCAAAACGACGTGGCCGAAAGTTGCCGTTACACGGCCGGATTGAGCCTGGGGGAATACACGTCGCTTTTTTTCGCCGGCGTGTTGGAATTTCGCGATGCCCTGCGGGTGGTGGCGGAACGCGGGGCGGCCATGCAGGCGGCTTCCGACGCGACGCCCAGCGGCATGGTCAGCATTCTGGGATTGGAGCGCGACCAGACCGAGCAGTTGTGCCGCGAGTGCTCTCAAGGCGAAGTTTTGCAGATTGCAAATTTGTTGTGCCCGGGGAACATTGTGGTTTCGGGCGCCAAAGGTGCGTGCGAGCGGATTGCAGCGGCGGCCCTGACGGCCGGGGCGATGAAGACGATTCCGCTGGCCGTGGCGGGTGCGTTTCATACGTCGATCATGCAGCCCGCCGTGGCCCGTCTAACGGTCGCGCTCAAAGACGTGCAGATGAAGCAGCCTCGCATTCCGGTGGTTTCCAACGTGGACGGCAGGCCGCACGAAGATCCGGAGGAAATCCGCCGGCTGTTGGTGCAGCAAGTGGTGAGCCCGGTGGTGTGGGAAGACAGCTTGCGCTGGTTGTTGGCTGAGGGAGTGAATAAGGTCTACGAAGTCGGCCCGGGCCGCGTGTTGCGCGGTTTGCTGAAGCGGATCGATCGGAAGCTGGAGAGCGTCGGGACGATGGACGGATGA
- the fabG gene encoding 3-oxoacyl-[acyl-carrier-protein] reductase, whose amino-acid sequence MPHEVSQKKFAVDLTGQVALVTGASRGIGKAIALALGRCGAKVACVARDTAKLAETVAAIQTAGGQAEAFACDVTQGAAVAELVESIAEKWGRLDILVNNAGITRDTLLPRMSDEQWDEVLNTNLRGTFLFTRAATRPMMSQRYGRIINISSVSGLIGNAGQANYSASKAAIIGFTRTVSKELASRKVTVNAIAPGFIESEMSAALGEALVDQVKTRIPMKRLGTTDEVADVVLFLASPTSGYITGQCITIDGGMIM is encoded by the coding sequence ATGCCGCATGAAGTGAGTCAGAAAAAATTTGCCGTGGATTTAACCGGCCAGGTGGCTTTGGTCACCGGGGCTTCGCGCGGGATTGGAAAGGCGATTGCGCTGGCCTTGGGGCGGTGCGGGGCCAAAGTGGCGTGCGTGGCGCGCGATACCGCCAAGCTGGCGGAAACGGTGGCGGCCATTCAAACAGCCGGCGGGCAGGCGGAAGCGTTCGCTTGCGACGTGACCCAAGGCGCGGCGGTGGCGGAATTGGTGGAAAGCATCGCTGAAAAATGGGGCCGGCTCGATATTTTGGTGAATAACGCCGGCATTACCCGCGATACGCTGCTGCCGCGGATGAGCGATGAACAATGGGACGAAGTGCTCAACACGAATTTGCGGGGCACGTTTTTATTCACGCGAGCGGCAACGCGGCCGATGATGTCGCAGCGTTACGGGCGGATTATCAACATTTCCAGCGTGTCGGGGTTGATCGGCAACGCGGGGCAAGCGAATTACTCGGCGTCGAAGGCGGCGATTATCGGCTTTACACGCACGGTATCCAAAGAATTGGCCAGCCGCAAAGTGACGGTGAACGCCATTGCGCCGGGGTTTATCGAAAGCGAAATGAGCGCCGCCTTGGGCGAGGCGCTGGTTGACCAAGTGAAAACCCGCATTCCCATGAAGCGGTTAGGCACCACTGACGAAGTGGCCGACGTGGTGTTGTTTTTGGCTTCGCCCACCAGCGGCTATATCACCGGGCAGTGCATTACGATCGACGGGGGGATGATTATGTGA
- a CDS encoding acyl carrier protein — translation MATVSERVIDIVATQLGVSKDQITAETNFVNDLGADSLDQVELVMELEEEFDINIPDDAAEKIQTVGQAIEYIEKSQK, via the coding sequence GTGGCAACTGTTTCTGAACGTGTTATCGATATTGTGGCCACGCAATTGGGCGTGAGCAAGGATCAAATTACGGCCGAGACGAACTTCGTCAACGATTTGGGGGCCGATTCGCTGGATCAAGTGGAGTTGGTGATGGAACTTGAGGAAGAGTTCGACATCAACATTCCGGACGATGCCGCGGAAAAAATTCAGACCGTGGGCCAGGCCATCGAGTACATCGAAAAGTCGCAGAAGTAG
- the fabF gene encoding beta-ketoacyl-ACP synthase II produces MNRRVVVTGLGIVSSLGHQVEEVWQRILRGDSGIRPLTLFDTGRFQVKFGGEIPEWAPSEKYLAPKDHKRLDRFTQFALVAGTDAVLQSGIDFSKEDSFRCGVIIGSGIGGLHEIEEQLARLLHKGPDRVSAFLVPKMMVNAASGHLSIVYGLRGPNTAVATACASAANAMGDAFRTIQHGAADVMITGGAEAAITPMSIAGFQNMRALSERNDAPQKASRPFDKDRDGFVLSEGAGILVFEEAEHARRRGAPILAEVLGYGASADGGHITQPDEHGTGAAKAMETALADAQLNPADVGYINAHGTSTPLGDLAETRAIKRIFGEQAKKTSISSTKSQVGHLLGASGGVELIFSILALRDGMIPPTINLDNPDPECDLDYTPNRARERRFKAAISNSFGFGGHNACLAVGVYRNGLA; encoded by the coding sequence ATGAACCGCCGCGTCGTTGTCACCGGCCTGGGAATCGTGAGTTCGCTGGGCCACCAGGTGGAAGAGGTGTGGCAGCGCATTCTGCGCGGCGACAGCGGTATTCGTCCGCTCACGTTGTTCGACACCGGGCGCTTCCAGGTGAAGTTTGGGGGCGAAATTCCGGAGTGGGCGCCCAGCGAAAAATACTTGGCGCCCAAGGATCACAAGCGGCTCGATCGGTTCACGCAATTTGCGCTGGTGGCCGGAACCGACGCGGTTCTGCAAAGCGGGATTGATTTTTCCAAGGAAGACTCGTTTCGCTGCGGGGTGATTATTGGCTCGGGCATCGGCGGTCTGCACGAAATTGAAGAGCAGTTGGCGCGATTGTTGCATAAAGGACCGGACCGGGTATCGGCGTTTTTGGTGCCCAAAATGATGGTGAACGCGGCCAGCGGGCATTTGTCGATTGTGTACGGCCTGCGCGGGCCAAACACCGCAGTGGCCACGGCTTGTGCCAGCGCCGCCAACGCCATGGGGGATGCGTTCCGCACCATTCAACACGGCGCCGCGGACGTGATGATTACCGGCGGAGCGGAAGCCGCGATCACGCCGATGAGCATCGCCGGCTTTCAAAATATGCGCGCTCTGTCGGAACGGAACGATGCGCCGCAGAAAGCGAGCCGGCCGTTTGATAAAGACCGGGATGGATTTGTGCTGAGCGAAGGGGCGGGGATTTTAGTGTTCGAAGAAGCTGAACACGCCCGACGCCGCGGCGCGCCGATATTGGCCGAAGTGCTGGGTTACGGCGCCAGCGCCGACGGCGGACACATTACTCAGCCCGACGAACATGGCACCGGCGCGGCGAAGGCGATGGAAACTGCACTGGCCGATGCGCAGTTGAACCCCGCCGATGTGGGTTATATCAACGCGCATGGCACGAGCACGCCGCTGGGCGATTTGGCGGAGACGCGGGCGATCAAGCGCATTTTTGGCGAGCAGGCCAAAAAAACCAGCATTTCCAGCACGAAAAGCCAGGTGGGGCACTTGCTGGGGGCCAGCGGCGGCGTGGAATTGATTTTCAGTATTTTGGCGCTGCGCGACGGGATGATTCCGCCGACGATCAACTTGGATAACCCTGACCCGGAGTGCGATTTGGATTACACGCCCAATCGAGCCCGAGAGCGGCGGTTTAAGGCTGCCATCAGCAATAGCTTTGGGTTCGGTGGGCACAATGCGTGCCTGGCGGTGGGGGTGTATCGGAATGGATTGGCATGA